The proteins below come from a single Juglans regia cultivar Chandler chromosome 12, Walnut 2.0, whole genome shotgun sequence genomic window:
- the LOC109005960 gene encoding uncharacterized protein LOC109005960 produces the protein MFYFLCKTIRNGRYANATPLPIHKLGFLRPPSLSLKYISSTPDQQPFAVSYLINALGLSPEVAVSASRYVSFETPEKADSVINFFKSLAFSETQISNLVRRLPTVLLSDTNKTLFPKIEFFASKGISRLDLAKMLSGCPALLKRSLEKKIIPSFDFFKDLLQSEDKTVQAIKRSPGILVFDLETCVAPNINTLRENGVPECHILTLLKYQPRSLMVNPVRFREIIKEVNEIGFNPLRLKFSLAVFAFRAMTKSTWESKVDAYKKWGWSEDEVFVAFKRHPWCMMASKDKIMGVMDFFVNKMSLEPSVVFKRPSLVSLSLEKRLIPRGLVVQVLFAKGFVKKDISMSSLFECPDETFLRKFVMPHKEEASELLKLYREGIRSLEMKR, from the coding sequence atgttttattttctctgcaAAACCATACGAAATGGGAGATACGCTAATGCAACTCCCCTACCAATACACAAACTGGGTTTTCTGCGGCCCCCATCTTTATCTTTGAAATACATCTCAAGCACTCCCGATCAACAACCTTTCGCAGTCTCATACCTCATAAACGCACTTGGATTGTCCCCAGAAGTTGCTGTATCAGCTTCCAGATATGTTAGCTTCGAAACCCCAGAGAAAGCAGACTCCGTGATTAACTTTTTCAAGAGCCTTGCATTCTCTGAAACCCAGATCTCGAACCTTGTCAGAAGACTCCCCACGGTGCTTTTGTCTGATACTAATAAAACCCTTTTTCCCAAAATTGAATTCTTTGCCTCTAAAGGCATTTCAAGACTTGACCTTGCCAAAATGTTATCTGGGTGCCCTGCTCTTCTTAAAAgaagcttagaaaaaaaaattatcccgTCCTTTGATTTCTTTAAAGATTTGCTTCAGTCTGAGGACAAGACCGTTCAAGCAATAAAACGATCTCCGGGTATACTTGTATTTGATCTTGAAACTTGTGTGGCTCCTAATATCAATACACTGAGAGAGAACGGAGTGCCTGAATGTCATATTCTTACTCTACTTAAATACCAGCCTAGATCTCTCATGGTCAATCCAGTTCGGTTTAGAGAGATTATAAAGGAAGTAAATGAAATAGGATTCAATCCTTTGAGGTTGAAATTTTCTCTTGCGGTATTTGCTTTCCGAGCAATGACCAAATCAACATGGGAAAGCAAGGTTGATGCTTACAAGAAATGGGGTTGGTCTGAGGATGAGGTTTTTGTGGCATTTAAAAGACATCCATGGTGCATGATGGCTTCTAAAGATAAGATTATGGGGGTAATGGATTTTTTTGTCAACAAGATGAGTTTGGAGCCTTCGGTTGTTTTCAAACGCCCGTCACTTGTTTCTCTTAGCTTGGAAAAGCGATTGATTCCTAGGGGTTTGGTTGTTCAAGTTTTGTTCGCCAAAGGTTTTGTGAAGAAGGATATTAGCATGTCTTCATTGTTTGAATGCCCTGATGAGACGTTTCTGAGGAAGTTTGTCATGCCTCACAAGGAGGAAGCTTCTGAACTCTTGAAGCTATACAGAGAGGGCATCAGATCTTTGGAGATGAAAAGATAA
- the LOC109005961 gene encoding E3 ubiquitin-protein ligase Topors, whose protein sequence is MKREKFVSEVIWPAIRGKSCPICLKDLEFRGVAVLTVCTHAYCVECIRKWSNLRRRCPLCNADFDSWFCKINLSSRTFCKERLSALNNRTRNVDVEVELSRRIDSRRIVRRTRDELYTVSRRTRPLPWQRSFGRPGSVPPDVIAERKLQWRASMYGLGLRAIPLSPRNCIEQNFLGNIVARQKIIQRIEPWIWRELQAILGDPDPSVIVHVATSLFIASLEKKNNANSEQLDGEDNLMAPLRPFLQDRTNMFLHELRCFAESSLNVEAYDAVVEYE, encoded by the exons ATGAAGCGCGAGAAGTTCGTCTCGGAGGTAATTTGGCCTGCAATTCGGGGTAAATCTTGTCCGATCTGCCTCAAAGATCTTGAATTTCGCGGAGTGGCGGTGCTCACGGTGTGCACGCACGCCTACTGCGTGGAATGCATTCGTAAATGGAGCAACTTGAGAAGAAGATGCCCCCTGTGTAACGCCGACTTCGATTCCTGGTTCTGCAAAATAAACCTTTCTTCTCGAACTTTCTGCAAGGAGAGATTATCTGCTTTGAATAATCGTACAAGAAACGTCGACGTTGAAGTTGAGTTGAGCCGACGAATTGATTCTCGAAG GATAGTTCGAAGAACAAGAGACGAATTATATACTGTTAGCCGTCGGACAAGGCCGCTACCATGGCAGCGATCGTTTGGACGGCCAGGATCTGTGCCGCCTGATGTTATTGCTGAAAGAAAACTTCAATGGCGTGCCAG CATGTATGGCCTAGGCTTGCGAGCTATTCCTTTATCTCCCAGAAACTGTATTGAGCAG AATTTCTTGGGAAATATTGTTGCgagacaaaaaataatacagagaATAGAGCCATGGATTTGGAGGGAGCTGCAGGCTATCCTCGGGGACCCAGATCCATCTGTTATTGTTCATGTAGCCACCTCACTTTTCATAGCTAgccttgaaaagaaaaataatgccAATTCCGAACAGCTTGATGGTGAAGATAACCTCATGGCACCTTTGCGTCCTTTCTTGCAAGACAGAACGAATATGTTTTTGCATGAATTAAG ATGTTTTGCAGAGAGTTCGTTAAATGTGGAGGCGTATGATGCTGTGGTCGAATATGAGTAG